A region of the Actinomycetota bacterium genome:
TCGACGGGATCACCAAGTACCGGGTCAACTCCTCCGGGGAGAACCTGGGCCCCATCGGCGGCGAACCTCCGGTCCGCGGGAACGACGTCGTGCTGACGCTCGACGCCGACCTGCAGGTCCTCGCCGAACGCAGCTTGATCCTCGGCATGCGCCGAGCACGTGGGATCTTCGATTCCGACTCGGGTGTCAACCTGAAGGCGAACGCGGGCGCGGCCATCGTGATGAATCCCGACACCGGCGGCATCGAGGCGATGGTCTCGATCCCGAGCTTCAACCCGAAGGTGTTCACGCGATCGCTCGTCCAGTTCGACGCCGAGTTCGACTTCGACACGCGGTTCGGCGCCGCGACGGGCTACCCGCTTCTCAACCGGGCGATCGCCGGCGAGTACCCGCCCGGCTCGGTGTACAAGCCGTGGGTCGCGCTGTCGGCGCTCCAGCGGACCAGGGAGGTCCCTCGCGAACCGATCGTGACGACGACCGACGTGTACGAGTGTCCACCCGAGTACGTGACGCCGTTCGACGAGAGCGACCCCAACGCGATTATCTACAGCTTCAACAACTGGACGTCGGCGAACCTCGGATTCATGAACCTGTCGCGAGCGCTCGCGCTGTCGTGCGACACGATCTTCTACCCGATGGGCTACGAGTATTGGCGCCTCTATTACCCCCCGCCGCCGATCGACGACATCCAGGGCAACGATGACGTACCGGCCAGACAGCCACTCCAAAGGGACCTCCGCGGCGCCGGGTTCGGGAGCGAGACGCACATCGACCTTCCGGGCGAGCTGTCCGGACGTGTCCCAACCGCCGAATGGAAACGCAACATCCACGCTGCGTATCCCGAGTCGTTCCCGGAGGGCGAGTGGTTCCCCGGTGACTTCATCCTCATGACGATCGGGCAGGGAGACACGCTCGTCACGCCGATCCAGCTCGCAGAGGCGTACTCGGCGCTGATGCACCAGGACCAGAGGGTCTGCACACCGCACGTGGTCGACCGCGTCGTCGATCCCCAAGGCAACGTCGTCCGGGAGTACCGGCGCACATGCAAGGATCGGCTGCCGTTCGACCCGGGCTACGTCGCGTACGTTCGCGCCGCCCTGACCGGAACGGTCAGGGACGGAACGGCGAGGGGTGCATTCGCCGGCTTCCCGTTCGATCGCGTCTGGGTGGCCGGCAAGACCGGGACCGCTGAGGTGGACCCCAAGCAGGACTACTCGTGGTTCGCGGCCATGACCGAGGCGCTGGGTGAACGCCATGTCGTCGTCGTCCTCGTCGAGCAAGGCGGGCACGGTTCGACGACCGCCGCGCCGATCGCTCGACGCATCATCGAAGGGATGTACGGGCTCGAGTTCAGCGATCCAACCGGCGTCGAGGTGACGGACTGATGGATCTCGTTGCGGGCAGGGCCTATCCAATCGAGCGCCGTCCGGTTCGGCACATCGACCCCGTGCTCATCATCGCGGTGATCGGGCTGGTGATCATCGGCGTTTTCGCCATCTACTCGACGACGAATGAGGCGCTCTCCGCTGTGGACCTCGATCCCGGTCGGTTCGTGAAGCGTCAAATCACCTTCGCGGTCCTCGCGGTGGTCGTCGTCATGGCCATCGCGAGCTTCGACTACCGATTCCTGCGTGTGTACGCGGGCCTGATCTACGCGACGTCCATCGTGCTTCTGATCCTGGTACGAACGCCGTTCGGAACGTCGGTGAAGGGCTCCCAGCGGTGGTTCGAGCTCCTCGGGTTCCAGCTGGCGCCGTCCGAGATCGCGAAGCTCGCCTTGATCGGGATGCTCGCCGCGTTCGTCTCGGAGATCCGTAGCGAGCTCTCCCTCCCCGACGTGTTCCGCGCGGCTGGTCTCGCCGCGCTCCCGGCTGCGCTCGTGTTCCTACAGCCGGACCTCGGAACGTCGATCGTGTTCGCGGCGATCCTCGTCGGGATCCTCGTCGTAGCGGGCGCGCGTGCTCGACATCTCGGCATCCTCGCGCTAACGGCCATCGTGCTGATCTTTGCCGGGTTCCAGGTCGGCCTCGTTCGCGAGTACCAGATCGCGCGGCTCACCGGGTTCCTCGACGCGGCGAACGATCCGGACCGAACCGACTACAACCGTCTTCAGGCTGAGGTCGCCATCGGCGCAGGCGGCGTGTTCGGCCTCGGGTACCTGCAGGGGACGCAGACGAACCTGCGATTCGTCCCCGAGCAGCACACCGACTTCATCTTCACGGCGATCGGCGAGGAGTTCGGATTCGTCGGCGCCCTGGGTTTGCTCGGTCTGTTCGGCGTGGTGCTGTGGCGCGCGTTCCGAATCGCATTCGTCGCCAAAGACGCGTTCGGCACGTATCTCGCGGCGGGCGTGGCGTCGATGCTCGCCCTGCAGATGTTCGTGAACGTCGGGATGGCGATCGGCATCATGCCGATCACCGGCATCCCGTTACCGTTCGTGTCCTACGGAGGAAGCTCGCTCCTCGTGAACGCGGCGGCGGTCGGCGTGCTGCTCAACGTGCACATGCGCCGCTTCACGTAGACGGCGCCTCGTTACTCGAT
Encoded here:
- the rodA gene encoding rod shape-determining protein RodA; translation: MDLVAGRAYPIERRPVRHIDPVLIIAVIGLVIIGVFAIYSTTNEALSAVDLDPGRFVKRQITFAVLAVVVVMAIASFDYRFLRVYAGLIYATSIVLLILVRTPFGTSVKGSQRWFELLGFQLAPSEIAKLALIGMLAAFVSEIRSELSLPDVFRAAGLAALPAALVFLQPDLGTSIVFAAILVGILVVAGARARHLGILALTAIVLIFAGFQVGLVREYQIARLTGFLDAANDPDRTDYNRLQAEVAIGAGGVFGLGYLQGTQTNLRFVPEQHTDFIFTAIGEEFGFVGALGLLGLFGVVLWRAFRIAFVAKDAFGTYLAAGVASMLALQMFVNVGMAIGIMPITGIPLPFVSYGGSSLLVNAAAVGVLLNVHMRRFT
- the mrdA gene encoding penicillin-binding protein 2; translated protein: MTEGGRAGLRLKVLAALVVAMFAALTTRLWFLQVLAADDYKHLANENAVRLVERPAVRGQIKDASGEVLVGNRLSSVVTVNREKAGDDLQTVLSRLSQVLDVPVADLERRLEDPNYFSFSPVPVAMDVPKRLVFYIRERPGDFRGVEVVDLAVRTYPLGESAAHVLGYLSEIFAEELDSPAFADYEPGDLVGRAGVEAVYEQELSGVDGITKYRVNSSGENLGPIGGEPPVRGNDVVLTLDADLQVLAERSLILGMRRARGIFDSDSGVNLKANAGAAIVMNPDTGGIEAMVSIPSFNPKVFTRSLVQFDAEFDFDTRFGAATGYPLLNRAIAGEYPPGSVYKPWVALSALQRTREVPREPIVTTTDVYECPPEYVTPFDESDPNAIIYSFNNWTSANLGFMNLSRALALSCDTIFYPMGYEYWRLYYPPPPIDDIQGNDDVPARQPLQRDLRGAGFGSETHIDLPGELSGRVPTAEWKRNIHAAYPESFPEGEWFPGDFILMTIGQGDTLVTPIQLAEAYSALMHQDQRVCTPHVVDRVVDPQGNVVREYRRTCKDRLPFDPGYVAYVRAALTGTVRDGTARGAFAGFPFDRVWVAGKTGTAEVDPKQDYSWFAAMTEALGERHVVVVLVEQGGHGSTTAAPIARRIIEGMYGLEFSDPTGVEVTD